The Bradyrhizobium betae genomic interval GCAGGTCAAGCTCACGCCAAAGACCTCGGCGGCGCATCCGGACCCCTGCGCCCCGATCGGGCGGACCGCGGACGGCAAGCTGGTCTATTCCATGAAATGCGAGAACCTGCCGGCGCCGCCGCTGCCACCGCCGCAGGCGGAATTGAAGGAGGCGCCGCAGCCTGCCGCCGAGTCCGAGCCGGAGACGCGCCGGAGCGGCATTTTCGGCTGGTCCTACGACCGCAGGTGACGTGAGGTGACTTGCCGCGCCACTTGCGCCAAGCCCTCTGGAATGCTCTTTGCTTGAAAATTCCCCGTGGGGCCTTTGGCCTCCGATCCAGAGAGATGAGATGAGCAAGCTCGTTATCCGCACCGGTGATTTCACCTTCGATGCTCGCTTCGAGGAGCAGCTCGCGCCCAAGACCGTCGCCGCGTTCCGCAAGGCGCTGCCGTTCGAAAGCCACATCATCCATGTGCGCTGGAGCGGCGAGGGTGTGTGGATGCCGCTCGGCGATCTCGATTTCGGCGTCGGCTACGAGAACCACACCAGCTATCCCGCGCCCGGCCAGATCATCCTCTATCCCGGCGGCATCAGCGAGACCGAGATCCTGATGGCCTATGGCGGCGTGCATTTCGCCAGCAAGATGGGCCAGCTCGCCGGCAACCATTTCATCACGCTGACCTCGGGTCTGGAGAATCTCGCAACCCTCGGCAAGAGCGTGCTGTGGAAGGGCGCTCTGCCGATCCGCTTCGAGGAAGTCTGAGTGACTGACGCCCGCTACCCGCGCGATCTCCGCGGTTACGGCCGCAACCCGCCGCATCCGCAATGGCCCGGTGATGCGCGGGTCGCGGTGCAGTTCGTCGTCAATTTCGAGGAAGGCGGCGAGAACAACATCCTGCACGGCGATCGCGCCTCCGAAGCCTTCCTGTCCGACGTGCTCGGCGCGCAGCCCTGGCCGGGCCAGCGCCACGCCAATATCGAGTCGATGTTCGAATATGGCTCGCGCGCCGGCTTCTGGCGGCTGTGGCGTATGTTCGACGAGCGGAGGTGGCCGACCACCGTGTTCGGCGTCGCCACAGCGTTGAAGCGCAATCCCGAGATCGTCGCTGCGATGAACGAGTCCGGCTGGGACATTGCCAGCCACAGCCTGAAATGGATCGAGCACAAGGACATGACCGAGGCGCAGGAGCGCGCCGAGATCGCCGAGTCGATCCGCGTCCACATCGAGGCGAC includes:
- a CDS encoding DUF3830 family protein codes for the protein MSKLVIRTGDFTFDARFEEQLAPKTVAAFRKALPFESHIIHVRWSGEGVWMPLGDLDFGVGYENHTSYPAPGQIILYPGGISETEILMAYGGVHFASKMGQLAGNHFITLTSGLENLATLGKSVLWKGALPIRFEEV
- the puuE gene encoding allantoinase PuuE is translated as MTDARYPRDLRGYGRNPPHPQWPGDARVAVQFVVNFEEGGENNILHGDRASEAFLSDVLGAQPWPGQRHANIESMFEYGSRAGFWRLWRMFDERRWPTTVFGVATALKRNPEIVAAMNESGWDIASHSLKWIEHKDMTEAQERAEIAESIRVHIEATGSRPLGWYTGRSSINTNRLLMQEGGFLYLCDSYADDLPYWIKGAKGKQLVIPYTLDANDMRFINPQGFAEGEQFFTYLKDAFDVLYAEGRTAPKMMSVGLHCRLAGRPGRAAGLIRFLDYIGKQERVWVPTRLQIAQHWHDKHAGLAADAFEIG